One stretch of Streptomyces sp. MMBL 11-1 DNA includes these proteins:
- the cobN gene encoding cobaltochelatase subunit CobN, with amino-acid sequence MILLLSTSDTDLLSARASEGPVSYRYANPSRVDLDGLPDLLDGVDLVVVRLLGGVRAWQEGLDAVLATGRPVVVLTGEQAPDAQLMAASTVPIGIAAEAHAYLAHGGPANLEQLARFLSDTVLLTGHGFEPPAPAPAWGPLEREAREVAEGAPTVAVLYYRAHHMSGNTAFIDALCTAVEDAGARPLPLYVASLRTPEAELIDALRAADAIVTTVLAAGGTKPAEASAGGDDESWDAGALTGLDVPVLQALCLTSPRSAWEENDEGVSPLDAATQIAVPEFDGRLITVPFSFKEIDEDGLPAYVADAERAARVAGIAVRHAKLRNIPNAEKRIALVLSAYPTKHSRIGNAVGLDTPASAVALLRRLRAEGYDFGPEADIPGLVSGDGDELIYALIEAGGHDQEWLTEEQLARNPVRIPAADYRRWFATLPEELRLAVERHWGPAPGEMFVDRSANPEGDIVLAALRRGNLLILIQPPRGFGENPIAIYHDPDLPPSHHYLAAYRWIAASADDNGFGADAMIHLGKHGNLEWLPGKNAGLSAACGPDAALGDLPLVYPFLVNDPGEGTQAKRRVHATLIDHLVPPMARADSYGDIARLEQLLDEHAQIAAMDPAKLPAIRAQIWTLIQAAKLDHDLGLEDRPEDEGFDDFIMHLDGWLCEIKDVQIRDGLHVLGNPPAGNDRVNLVLAVLRARQIWGGTASLPGLREALGLDESAATRTDADAVEEQARALVQAMDDADWDPAAVASVAAGLPEAVADILTFAATEVVPRMAATTDELTHAVHALNGGFVPAGPSGSPLRGLVNVLPTGRNFYSVDPKAVPSKLAWETGQALADSLLTRYRTDNGAWPTSVGLSLWGTSAMRTAGDDIAEAFALLGIRPVWDDASRRVTGLEPIPYEELGRPRIDVTLRISGFFRDAFPHTVGLLDDAVRLAASLDEPAEQNHVRAHTQADLAEHGDERRATTRIFGSRPGTYGAGLLQLIDSRDWRTDADLAEVYTVWGGYAYGRELDGRPAREEMESAYKRIEVAAKNTDTREHDIADSDDYFQYHGGMVATVRALKGKAPEAYIGDSTRPETVRTRTLVEETSRVFRARVVNPKWIEAMRRHGYKGAFELAATVDYLFGYDATTGVVADWMYDKLTETYVLDPENRQFLQEANPWALHGIAERLLEAESRGMWAKPDPAVLDALRQVYLETEGNLEGED; translated from the coding sequence ATGATCCTGCTCCTGTCGACGTCCGACACCGACCTCCTGAGCGCCCGCGCTTCCGAGGGACCCGTCAGCTACCGGTACGCCAACCCCTCCCGCGTCGACCTCGACGGACTCCCGGACCTGCTGGACGGCGTCGACCTCGTCGTCGTACGGCTCCTCGGCGGGGTACGGGCCTGGCAGGAGGGCCTGGACGCTGTGCTGGCCACCGGCCGCCCCGTCGTCGTGCTGACCGGTGAACAGGCCCCCGACGCCCAGTTGATGGCCGCCTCCACCGTGCCGATCGGCATCGCGGCCGAGGCGCACGCCTACCTGGCGCACGGCGGGCCCGCCAACCTGGAGCAGCTGGCCCGGTTCCTCTCCGACACCGTGCTGCTGACCGGTCACGGCTTCGAGCCGCCCGCCCCGGCCCCCGCGTGGGGGCCGCTGGAGCGGGAGGCCCGTGAGGTGGCCGAGGGCGCGCCGACGGTCGCCGTTCTCTACTACCGCGCCCACCACATGAGCGGGAACACCGCGTTCATCGACGCGCTGTGCACCGCCGTGGAGGACGCCGGGGCCCGGCCCCTCCCGCTGTACGTCGCCTCCCTCCGTACGCCCGAGGCCGAGCTGATCGACGCGCTCCGCGCCGCCGACGCCATCGTGACCACCGTCCTCGCGGCGGGCGGCACCAAGCCCGCCGAGGCCTCGGCCGGCGGCGACGACGAGTCGTGGGACGCGGGCGCGCTCACCGGGCTGGACGTGCCGGTCCTCCAGGCGCTCTGCCTCACCAGCCCGCGCAGCGCCTGGGAGGAGAACGACGAGGGCGTCTCCCCGCTGGACGCGGCCACCCAGATCGCGGTGCCGGAGTTCGACGGCCGGCTGATCACCGTCCCCTTCTCCTTCAAGGAGATCGACGAGGACGGACTCCCGGCGTACGTCGCCGACGCCGAGCGCGCGGCCCGGGTCGCCGGGATCGCCGTACGGCACGCGAAGCTGCGGAACATCCCGAACGCGGAGAAGCGCATCGCGCTCGTCCTCTCCGCCTACCCGACCAAGCACTCCCGGATCGGCAACGCGGTCGGGCTGGACACCCCCGCCAGCGCCGTGGCGCTGCTGCGGCGGCTGCGCGCCGAGGGGTACGACTTCGGCCCGGAGGCCGACATCCCGGGGCTGGTCTCCGGCGACGGCGACGAGCTGATCTACGCGCTGATCGAGGCGGGCGGCCACGACCAGGAGTGGCTGACCGAGGAGCAGTTGGCCAGGAACCCGGTCCGTATCCCGGCCGCCGACTACCGCCGCTGGTTCGCCACCCTCCCCGAGGAGCTGCGCCTCGCGGTCGAGCGGCACTGGGGCCCGGCCCCCGGCGAGATGTTCGTCGACCGGTCCGCCAACCCGGAGGGCGACATCGTCCTCGCGGCGCTGCGGCGCGGCAACCTCCTCATCCTCATCCAGCCGCCGCGCGGCTTCGGCGAGAACCCGATCGCGATCTACCACGACCCCGATCTGCCGCCCTCGCACCACTACCTGGCCGCCTACCGCTGGATCGCCGCCTCCGCCGACGACAACGGCTTCGGCGCCGACGCGATGATCCACCTCGGCAAGCACGGGAACCTGGAGTGGCTGCCCGGCAAGAACGCGGGCCTCTCCGCCGCCTGCGGTCCGGACGCGGCCCTCGGCGATCTCCCGCTCGTCTACCCGTTCCTGGTCAACGACCCGGGCGAGGGCACGCAGGCCAAGCGCCGCGTCCACGCCACGCTGATCGACCACCTCGTGCCGCCGATGGCCCGTGCCGACAGCTACGGCGACATCGCCCGGCTGGAACAACTCCTCGACGAGCACGCCCAGATCGCCGCCATGGACCCGGCGAAGCTGCCCGCGATCCGCGCGCAGATCTGGACGCTGATCCAGGCCGCGAAGCTCGACCACGACCTCGGCCTGGAGGACCGGCCGGAGGACGAGGGCTTCGACGACTTCATCATGCATCTCGACGGCTGGCTCTGCGAGATCAAGGACGTCCAGATCCGCGACGGCCTGCACGTGCTGGGCAACCCGCCCGCCGGGAACGACCGGGTCAACCTGGTCCTCGCCGTGCTGCGCGCCCGCCAGATCTGGGGCGGCACGGCGTCCCTCCCGGGGCTCCGCGAGGCGCTCGGCCTCGATGAGTCGGCCGCCACCCGCACGGACGCGGACGCGGTCGAGGAGCAGGCCCGCGCGCTCGTCCAGGCGATGGACGACGCCGACTGGGACCCGGCCGCCGTGGCGTCCGTCGCCGCCGGGCTGCCGGAAGCGGTCGCCGACATCCTCACCTTCGCCGCCACCGAGGTCGTCCCGCGCATGGCGGCCACGACCGACGAACTCACCCACGCCGTCCACGCGTTGAACGGCGGCTTCGTCCCCGCCGGGCCGTCCGGGTCACCGCTGCGCGGGCTCGTCAACGTCCTGCCGACCGGGCGCAACTTCTACTCCGTCGACCCCAAGGCCGTCCCCTCCAAGCTGGCCTGGGAGACCGGTCAGGCGCTGGCCGACTCGCTCCTCACCCGCTACCGCACCGACAACGGCGCCTGGCCCACCTCCGTCGGCCTCTCCCTCTGGGGCACCAGCGCGATGCGCACGGCGGGCGACGACATCGCCGAAGCCTTCGCGCTGCTCGGCATCCGCCCCGTCTGGGACGACGCCTCGCGCCGCGTGACCGGCCTGGAGCCCATCCCGTACGAGGAGCTGGGCCGCCCCCGTATCGACGTGACGCTGCGCATCTCGGGCTTCTTCCGCGACGCGTTCCCGCACACGGTCGGGCTGCTCGACGACGCCGTACGGCTGGCCGCCTCGCTGGACGAGCCCGCCGAGCAGAACCACGTACGGGCGCACACCCAGGCCGACCTGGCCGAGCACGGCGACGAACGCCGCGCCACCACGCGGATCTTCGGCTCCCGCCCCGGTACCTACGGCGCGGGCCTCCTCCAGCTCATCGACTCCCGCGACTGGCGCACCGACGCCGACCTCGCCGAGGTCTACACGGTCTGGGGCGGCTACGCCTACGGCCGCGAGCTGGACGGCCGCCCGGCGCGCGAGGAGATGGAGAGCGCCTACAAGCGCATCGAGGTCGCCGCGAAGAACACCGACACCCGCGAGCACGACATCGCGGACTCCGACGACTACTTCCAGTACCACGGCGGCATGGTGGCCACCGTGCGCGCGCTGAAGGGCAAGGCCCCCGAGGCGTACATCGGGGATTCCACCCGCCCCGAGACCGTCCGCACGCGCACGCTCGTCGAGGAGACGTCCCGCGTCTTCCGCGCCCGGGTCGTCAACCCGAAGTGGATCGAGGCGATGCGCCGCCACGGCTACAAGGGCGCGTTCGAGCTGGCGGCCACCGTCGACTACCTCTTCGGGTACGACGCCACGACCGGCGTCGTCGCCGACTGGATGTACGACAAGCTCACCGAGACGTACGTCCTGGACCCGGAGAACCGGCAGTTCCTCCAGGAGGCCAACCCCTGGGCCCTGCACGGCATCGCCGAACGCCTGCTGGAGGCCGAGTCGCGCGGCATGTGGGCCAAGCCCGACCCGGCGGTGCTGGACGCGCTGCGCCAGGTGTACCTGGAGACGGAGGGGAACCTGGAGGGCGAGGACTGA
- a CDS encoding tubulin-like doman-containing protein, whose amino-acid sequence MKIFQPMLFVGLGGTGGLVGAELERKLRVDLCGPDGTALQHIGGLAPYQLPDCLQFVYADFSESDLQRLPQFNVDSSLRAAYARTSRATHNLLPNFDSSPEVTQMLRAGLREEVAGWLPPREGEPRVTPLHNGAGQLPTVGRAALFATLRHSLQPVLEPLLQAIDAIAKSAGELSELGGGRVTGCDVFVAFSVAGGTGAGIFLDYLHLINQAFKMRRFNGVKIYPLVVMPSSFSASTGGGREAELNAARSLVDLFRLVDGQNAPTAGAEIGELDQETGLGIRYPGTTPVRLRTGILPTAFLFSPTAGIRQDDLRRSIVSLVMSLIGTELGDSRSQGRPMAGDDDFQTFAASFINRGVHRSALSPTGIGRQGVSTSLVASMTAPMDQLADLVAGRLLRVAVTELAERPRNPVKDDTVRLVRQLFADSQLEELWERKQLPVEDPQPLPRGGKAIEEALNNRLGDMQRLLSELQSIADRQAAAMAARFSPRPAIEKLLQSVDPFLAERLVRGVPDSEDEITRLGFLGMLTARARSPKRPPGVTDQPPKTPRIKGSIAGLAPARWGDDDVRVVLQAQDSWYRWRSRAVWHEAWREQQQRWQSHADTAGTDLARLVKAFRKHAHQEPKSSQQKGLELYAERTGISYLLPPQRSLNHFYEDVVARLVRGEGLRESDDEASLLLRLIDGDTWREVHARSHREPDGAVGAVKARLEGRITRLFAESGAQLEERPLLPSMSTLLAAASGDADATDQVSKEALDLFSRKLAALLPVGFTPEGTGPLRVLVTHPRVQAAEEVQEHLSKALRLPSDAKNSVEYRGVESDSITVVLFRSEMSLTQVPEARKVLRQWARAKDDEQAHDVLRWRQRLGFEDDWMVSSEEDRRTILHRLLCCMWNGQVDILDGDPSSPSRVRLRLFAEKGAGVPGVRLRLGDFPGGISSWSELLRSYERWTVLDDERTVEDYCGKLMSAQPLGVGRAGTEPDPMFVELVERIAPRQLELLTERRELGGRRVDGWIRPLWEFWAETLPAALDMEFGDQKAIQPTLRTLLEYARGGVPMTPPARPAPERRRVVADDEDWGTSAPSTGERLGDDTLPGPRSAPAPAPYGTEERYAGADRHTDTRHGGARHGADRHTDTWHTEERHGRDASREDRPVRRAERRDERFTSERPRDERFTSERPRDERFAAERPRDERFTDSYPESRAGDARFAATPGEAWPGDDRHTGGEPDGARDVRARDVDGRDFDDRDFDSRSFDGRGFDGRSVGARGTGGRDDGDADGFGEQDRPPLRPPAEGGWDADSWGTDDEGGAGRRNGGPQ is encoded by the coding sequence ATGAAGATCTTCCAGCCGATGCTCTTCGTCGGCCTGGGCGGGACCGGCGGCCTCGTCGGCGCCGAACTGGAACGCAAACTGCGCGTGGACCTGTGCGGGCCCGACGGCACCGCCCTCCAGCACATCGGCGGCCTCGCCCCCTACCAGCTGCCCGACTGCCTGCAGTTCGTGTACGCGGACTTCAGCGAGTCCGACCTCCAGCGGCTGCCCCAGTTCAACGTGGACTCCTCGCTGCGCGCGGCCTACGCCCGCACCTCGCGGGCCACCCACAACCTCCTGCCGAACTTCGACAGTTCGCCGGAGGTGACGCAGATGCTGCGGGCCGGCCTGCGCGAGGAGGTCGCGGGCTGGCTGCCCCCGCGCGAGGGCGAGCCGCGCGTCACGCCGCTGCACAACGGCGCGGGCCAGCTCCCCACGGTGGGCCGCGCCGCGCTCTTCGCCACCCTGCGGCACTCCCTCCAGCCGGTCCTCGAACCCCTCCTCCAAGCCATCGACGCCATCGCCAAGTCCGCGGGCGAGCTGAGCGAACTGGGCGGCGGCCGGGTCACCGGCTGCGATGTCTTCGTCGCGTTCTCCGTCGCCGGCGGCACCGGCGCCGGGATCTTCCTGGACTATCTCCACCTGATCAACCAGGCGTTCAAGATGCGCCGCTTCAACGGCGTGAAGATCTACCCCCTGGTCGTCATGCCGTCCTCGTTCTCCGCCTCCACCGGTGGCGGGCGCGAGGCGGAGCTGAACGCCGCCCGCTCACTCGTCGACCTGTTCCGGCTGGTCGACGGGCAGAACGCGCCGACCGCCGGCGCGGAGATTGGCGAACTCGACCAGGAGACCGGCCTCGGCATCCGCTACCCGGGCACCACCCCGGTCCGGCTGCGCACCGGGATCCTGCCGACCGCGTTCCTCTTCAGCCCGACCGCGGGCATCCGCCAGGACGACCTGCGCCGCTCCATCGTGTCGCTGGTGATGTCGCTGATCGGCACCGAACTGGGCGACAGCCGCTCCCAGGGCCGGCCCATGGCCGGCGACGACGACTTCCAGACCTTCGCCGCGAGCTTCATCAACCGGGGCGTGCACCGCAGCGCCCTCTCCCCCACCGGCATCGGCAGGCAAGGGGTCTCCACCAGCCTGGTCGCCTCGATGACCGCGCCGATGGACCAGCTGGCCGACCTGGTGGCCGGGCGCCTGCTGCGGGTCGCGGTCACCGAACTGGCGGAGCGCCCGCGCAACCCGGTGAAGGACGACACCGTGCGGCTGGTCCGGCAGCTGTTCGCGGACTCCCAGCTCGAAGAGCTGTGGGAGCGCAAGCAGTTGCCCGTCGAGGACCCGCAGCCGCTGCCGCGCGGCGGCAAGGCGATCGAGGAGGCGCTCAACAACCGGCTCGGGGACATGCAGCGCCTGCTGTCCGAGCTCCAGTCCATCGCCGACCGGCAGGCCGCCGCGATGGCCGCCCGGTTCAGCCCGCGCCCGGCGATCGAGAAGCTCCTCCAGAGCGTCGACCCGTTCCTCGCCGAACGTCTCGTCCGGGGCGTCCCGGACAGCGAGGACGAGATCACCCGGCTCGGGTTCCTCGGCATGCTCACCGCCCGCGCCCGCTCCCCGAAGCGGCCCCCGGGCGTCACCGACCAGCCGCCCAAGACCCCCCGGATCAAGGGCAGCATCGCCGGGCTGGCCCCGGCCCGGTGGGGCGACGACGACGTACGGGTCGTCCTCCAGGCCCAGGACAGCTGGTACCGCTGGCGCAGCCGGGCCGTGTGGCACGAGGCCTGGCGGGAGCAGCAGCAGCGCTGGCAGTCGCACGCGGACACGGCGGGCACCGACCTGGCGCGGCTGGTGAAGGCCTTCCGTAAACACGCCCACCAGGAACCCAAGTCCTCCCAGCAGAAGGGCCTGGAGCTGTACGCGGAGCGCACCGGCATCTCCTACCTCCTGCCGCCGCAGCGCAGCCTGAACCACTTCTACGAGGACGTCGTGGCCCGGCTCGTGCGCGGCGAGGGCCTCCGCGAGAGCGACGACGAGGCGTCGCTGCTGCTGCGGCTCATCGACGGGGACACCTGGCGGGAGGTGCACGCCCGGAGCCACCGCGAACCCGACGGGGCGGTCGGAGCCGTCAAGGCGCGGCTGGAGGGGCGGATCACCCGGCTCTTCGCCGAGAGCGGCGCGCAGTTGGAGGAGCGGCCCCTGCTGCCGTCGATGAGCACCCTGCTGGCGGCCGCCTCCGGTGACGCGGACGCCACCGACCAGGTCAGCAAGGAGGCGCTCGACCTGTTCAGCCGCAAGCTCGCCGCTCTGCTGCCGGTCGGTTTCACCCCGGAGGGCACCGGGCCGCTGCGGGTCCTGGTCACCCACCCGCGGGTCCAGGCGGCGGAGGAGGTGCAGGAGCACCTCTCCAAGGCGCTGCGGCTGCCGTCCGACGCGAAGAACTCCGTCGAGTACCGGGGCGTGGAGAGCGACTCGATCACCGTGGTCCTCTTCCGCAGCGAGATGAGCCTCACCCAGGTGCCCGAGGCCCGCAAGGTGCTGCGCCAGTGGGCCAGGGCCAAGGACGACGAACAGGCCCACGACGTGCTGCGCTGGCGCCAGCGTCTCGGTTTCGAGGACGACTGGATGGTGAGCAGCGAGGAGGACCGGCGCACGATCCTGCACCGGCTGCTGTGCTGCATGTGGAACGGCCAGGTCGACATCCTGGACGGCGACCCCTCCTCGCCCTCCCGGGTGCGGCTGCGGCTGTTCGCGGAGAAGGGGGCGGGCGTCCCGGGCGTACGGCTGCGGCTCGGGGACTTCCCCGGCGGTATCTCCAGCTGGTCGGAGCTGCTGCGCTCCTACGAACGCTGGACCGTGCTGGACGACGAGCGGACCGTGGAGGACTACTGCGGCAAGCTGATGAGCGCCCAGCCCCTCGGGGTCGGGCGGGCGGGCACCGAACCGGACCCGATGTTCGTCGAGCTGGTCGAGCGGATCGCCCCGCGCCAGCTGGAGCTCCTGACGGAGCGCCGGGAGCTCGGCGGCCGGCGCGTGGACGGCTGGATCCGGCCGCTGTGGGAGTTCTGGGCGGAGACCCTGCCCGCCGCGCTGGACATGGAGTTCGGCGACCAGAAGGCGATTCAGCCCACGCTGCGCACGCTGCTGGAGTACGCGCGCGGGGGCGTCCCGATGACGCCCCCCGCCCGGCCCGCGCCGGAGCGCCGGCGCGTCGTGGCGGACGACGAGGACTGGGGCACCTCGGCCCCGAGCACCGGCGAACGCCTGGGCGACGACACCCTGCCCGGTCCGCGCTCGGCTCCCGCCCCGGCCCCGTACGGCACGGAGGAGCGGTACGCCGGCGCGGACCGGCACACGGACACCCGGCACGGGGGCGCCCGGCACGGGGCGGACCGGCACACGGACACCTGGCACACGGAGGAGCGGCACGGGCGGGACGCCTCACGCGAGGACCGGCCGGTCCGTCGCGCGGAACGCCGGGACGAGCGGTTCACGTCCGAACGGCCCCGCGACGAACGGTTCACGTCCGAACGGCCCCGCGACGAGCGGTTCGCGGCCGAGCGGCCCCGCGACGAACGGTTCACCGACTCGTACCCGGAGTCGCGGGCGGGTGACGCCCGGTTCGCCGCCACCCCCGGCGAGGCCTGGCCGGGAGACGACCGGCACACCGGGGGCGAGCCCGACGGCGCACGGGACGTCCGCGCCCGGGACGTCGACGGCAGGGACTTCGACGACAGGGACTTCGACAGCAGGAGCTTCGACGGCAGGGGCTTCGACGGCAGGAGCGTCGGCGCCCGTGGCACCGGTGGCAGGGACGACGGCGACGCCGACGGGTTCGGCGAACAGGACAGGCCACCGCTCCGCCCTCCGGCCGAGGGCGGCTGGGACGCCGACAGCTGGGGCACGGACGACGAGGGCGGCGCCGGGCGCCGGAACGGGGGCCCGCAGTGA
- a CDS encoding VWA domain-containing protein, translating to MRNDRRRGPAGTGRAGRAALAVLAGAALLASLTAPAAADPEPLAAAAPAFASVNYAVAVDQSASLAPADIKAEKAAAARIALGDVSATSHISVFGFAAAESADQRAVDPVCPRTRLDAAGRESVGGCVEKLRGRKKSEGTGTDFPSAIRQGVHELTSGTDPSAPRVLFLLTDGEMDVTGSPQYGDPAHREAEGKRQLELELKNAAAKNVQIWPLGFGPDPDKEQLDKIAAGGFQKGCVDLPSARPTARKVSGAKDVGRALEKIFAAAHCLRYEAGPSKRPPATLPVTISPLATVGSIVVDKGSPEVTVTYTDPLGNKVPTTGKFKDSTFELAGGGGTVEALKIIDPVPGRWKVDVKAPEGHRSLPVGVSVLWQGELRGSITMDPPSPQAGEKATVTMRLQTREGYEIKDPDDYAGLKVSSSLTGDGFAPLPLRLTDDGKGADPTGSDGSFSGTVTVPKSADGALKVTGTLTASGLSADTRSEGGQVAPGALPVTTALGPVRGDGHPGETVTANLSVTNTTDAPHTLKLSLADVRAGLLTVSPAEIVVKPGASSTHEIRLGIGPEKSFDGRLDDGPLGIGGTVTVQDATDGDRTLVRTPLSVQVTPEPSLLDRYWWVLVGAVALIVVGVLAGLAWLRQRRGRRDPHGLTLHLLSEDGDVLGVHTAGHGQKQWYAFDIAEAHSNPRIERRTNGRYAVQRSPEGGAVLRKNGGRTRERLTATGRVGLTDRLSLALGADSVRATAPGRPDPVAPAGGNDDYL from the coding sequence GTGCGGAATGACCGAAGAAGAGGCCCGGCCGGCACCGGCCGGGCCGGGCGGGCGGCGCTGGCCGTCCTGGCCGGTGCGGCCCTGCTCGCCTCCCTGACGGCGCCGGCCGCCGCCGATCCGGAGCCGCTGGCGGCCGCCGCGCCCGCCTTCGCCTCCGTCAACTACGCGGTGGCCGTGGACCAGTCCGCGAGCCTCGCGCCCGCGGACATCAAGGCGGAGAAGGCGGCGGCCGCCCGGATCGCGCTCGGCGACGTCTCGGCGACCTCCCACATCAGCGTGTTCGGCTTCGCCGCCGCCGAGTCGGCCGACCAGCGGGCGGTGGACCCCGTGTGCCCCCGTACCCGACTGGACGCGGCGGGACGGGAGTCGGTCGGGGGCTGCGTGGAGAAGCTGCGCGGCCGGAAGAAGAGCGAGGGCACGGGGACGGACTTCCCGAGCGCGATCCGTCAGGGCGTGCACGAGCTGACCTCGGGCACCGACCCGTCGGCCCCCCGCGTGCTGTTCCTGCTCACCGACGGGGAGATGGACGTCACCGGCAGCCCCCAGTACGGCGACCCGGCGCACCGCGAGGCCGAGGGGAAGCGGCAGCTGGAGCTGGAGCTGAAGAACGCCGCCGCCAAGAACGTACAGATCTGGCCGCTCGGCTTCGGTCCCGACCCGGACAAGGAGCAGCTCGACAAGATCGCCGCGGGCGGCTTCCAGAAGGGCTGCGTCGACCTGCCGTCCGCCCGCCCCACCGCCCGCAAGGTCTCCGGGGCCAAGGACGTGGGGCGGGCGCTGGAGAAGATCTTCGCCGCCGCGCACTGCCTGCGCTACGAGGCCGGTCCGAGCAAGCGCCCGCCCGCCACCCTGCCCGTCACCATCTCGCCGCTGGCGACCGTGGGGAGCATCGTCGTCGACAAGGGCTCCCCCGAGGTGACCGTCACCTACACCGACCCGCTCGGCAACAAGGTGCCCACCACGGGGAAGTTCAAGGACTCCACCTTCGAACTCGCGGGCGGCGGCGGCACCGTGGAGGCGCTGAAGATCATCGACCCGGTGCCCGGCCGGTGGAAGGTCGATGTGAAGGCCCCCGAGGGCCACCGCTCGCTGCCCGTCGGTGTCAGCGTCCTGTGGCAGGGCGAGCTGCGCGGCTCCATCACGATGGACCCGCCCTCCCCGCAGGCCGGGGAGAAGGCGACCGTCACCATGCGGCTCCAGACCCGCGAGGGCTACGAGATCAAGGACCCGGACGACTACGCCGGTCTGAAGGTCAGCAGCAGCCTCACCGGCGACGGCTTCGCCCCGCTGCCGCTGCGGCTCACCGACGACGGGAAGGGGGCCGACCCCACCGGGAGCGACGGCTCGTTCAGCGGTACGGTCACCGTCCCGAAGAGCGCCGACGGCGCCCTGAAGGTCACCGGCACCCTCACCGCCTCCGGGCTCAGCGCCGACACCCGCAGCGAGGGCGGCCAGGTGGCGCCCGGGGCCCTGCCCGTCACCACGGCGCTCGGCCCGGTCCGCGGCGACGGCCACCCCGGGGAGACGGTCACCGCGAACCTCTCCGTCACCAACACCACGGACGCCCCGCACACGCTGAAGCTGTCCCTCGCGGACGTCCGGGCCGGGCTGCTCACCGTGAGCCCCGCCGAGATCGTGGTGAAGCCCGGCGCTTCCTCCACCCATGAGATCAGGCTCGGGATCGGACCGGAGAAGTCCTTCGACGGGCGGCTCGACGACGGCCCCCTCGGCATCGGCGGCACCGTCACCGTCCAGGACGCCACCGACGGCGACCGCACCCTGGTGCGCACCCCGCTGTCCGTCCAGGTCACCCCCGAACCCAGTCTGCTGGACCGGTACTGGTGGGTGCTGGTCGGCGCCGTCGCGCTGATCGTCGTCGGCGTCCTGGCGGGGCTGGCCTGGCTCCGGCAGCGGCGGGGCCGCCGCGACCCGCACGGGCTGACGCTCCACCTGCTCTCCGAGGACGGCGACGTGCTCGGCGTCCACACCGCCGGACACGGCCAGAAGCAGTGGTACGCGTTCGACATCGCCGAGGCGCACAGCAACCCGCGCATCGAACGGCGCACCAACGGCCGGTACGCCGTGCAACGCAGCCCCGAGGGCGGCGCGGTGCTGCGCAAGAACGGTGGCCGCACCCGGGAGCGTCTCACGGCGACCGGGCGGGTCGGACTCACCGACCGGCTGAGCCTCGCCCTCGGCGCGGACTCCGTACGCGCCACCGCCCCCGGGCGGCCCGACCCGGTGGCCCCGGCCGGCGGGAACGACGACTACCTGTGA